Below is a window of Vicinamibacterales bacterium DNA.
CATGAACGACTGCGTCGATGCCGGTGCGGCGGAGACCATCTCGGTCACCTGCTCGGCCGCGATCGGCAGCAGCGCGACTGCCCCCGTCGCAGTCGATCCCGCCAGCACCAAATAAACGACGGCGATCGCGGCCGGCCTGGGAAGACGGACCCGGCGCGGCCCGATCCGGATCGGCCTCTCGGCCCCCTGCACCAGCGGCGCGACAAGGTAGGCGAAAAGGGCCGACGCAATCAGTACCAGGATGACCGACGCCAGCCGGTACGCGAGCCACAGCCCGACGGCCGCGGCCGCGACGATCAGAACGACGGCGAGCAGGACGCGGAGCTGCGACGGGAAGGCCCGCAGGGACTCGTTCACGATCGTAATCAGCGGGTCTTGGCCGCCTTGGCGAAGCGCTCCACTTCGTGCGCGGCGTGGGCGACCGCATCGGCCACGTCGTCGCGGACGTCCTGACCTTGCCGCGTCACTTCCGTGGCGGCGTTGGCGATCCGCGTCGTCACGTGGTCGTAGTGGTCGGTGACGCGCTGGCCGAGATCCCTGGCCGAGCCGGTGACGCGCTCACGCAGCTCTGCGGTGAGACGCGGCGCGAACCACAGCGCGAGACCGGCGCCGACGAACGCCCCAGTAAAGAGGCCGATGGCGAAGCCGTAGCCGGCGCGGCCGTCGGCGCGATGGTCC
It encodes the following:
- a CDS encoding YtxH domain-containing protein; the protein is MNTQQQDHRADGRAGYGFAIGLFTGAFVGAGLALWFAPRLTAELRERVTGSARDLGQRVTDHYDHVTTRIANAATEVTRQGQDVRDDVADAVAHAAHEVERFAKAAKTR